In Halobacillus amylolyticus, the following proteins share a genomic window:
- a CDS encoding GNAT family N-acetyltransferase, which translates to MSKLDLSQFEKKMIVRNMQANDIEQIFELQKLCFPNMEPWERGHLESHLIHFPEGQFVVEYDGQIIGSCSSLLVNFDEYDDKHTWDDITDEGYITNHDPDGYNLYGIEVMVHPEFRRMKIGRRLYEARKDLARELNLKSIVIGGRIPNYHKYEQEMSPREYVEEVRNQNIYDPVLTFQIINGFTVMRINPNYLPDDKMSSKYATLMEWNNIDYRTRTKRHFKTSHPVRIMVIQYMMKNIDSFEEFSRQCEYYVDVAADYGADFAVFPEIFTTQLMSFLEEKVPSKAVRRLSEYTEEYIELFEHLAVRYNVNIIGGSHFVEEDEQIYNISYLFRRDGTIEKQYKIHVTPNERTWWGIQPGDAVKVFDTDCGKIAIQICYDIQFPELARYAASQGANIIFVPFCTDDRQGYLRVRYCAQARAIENQVYTVIAGTVGNMTQVENMDIQYAQSGIFTPSDFEFARDGIVGECNPNVEAVVVGDVDLEVLRRQRKSGTVRQLRDRRRDLFELNYHIDTEVKPDRT; encoded by the coding sequence ATGTCTAAACTTGATTTATCTCAATTTGAGAAAAAAATGATAGTACGGAATATGCAAGCGAACGATATTGAACAAATTTTTGAGCTGCAAAAGCTTTGTTTTCCTAATATGGAGCCATGGGAACGTGGACACCTGGAAAGTCACTTAATCCACTTTCCAGAAGGACAGTTTGTCGTCGAATATGACGGGCAGATCATTGGAAGTTGTTCAAGCTTACTTGTCAACTTTGATGAGTATGATGATAAACATACGTGGGATGATATTACAGACGAAGGGTATATTACTAATCATGATCCGGATGGCTACAACCTTTATGGGATTGAAGTCATGGTACACCCGGAATTTCGCAGAATGAAAATTGGGCGCCGTCTTTATGAAGCGAGAAAAGACTTGGCCCGTGAATTAAATTTAAAGAGTATCGTTATTGGGGGACGGATTCCGAATTATCACAAATATGAACAAGAGATGTCCCCACGTGAATATGTGGAAGAGGTTCGTAATCAAAATATTTATGATCCTGTGCTCACGTTTCAGATCATTAATGGGTTTACCGTGATGCGGATTAATCCAAACTACTTGCCAGATGATAAAATGTCGTCCAAATATGCCACATTGATGGAATGGAATAATATTGATTATAGAACGCGGACGAAACGTCATTTTAAGACGAGTCACCCTGTCAGAATTATGGTGATTCAATACATGATGAAGAATATTGATTCCTTTGAGGAGTTTAGCAGACAGTGTGAGTATTATGTAGATGTTGCCGCTGATTATGGGGCGGATTTCGCTGTTTTCCCCGAGATTTTCACGACACAGTTAATGTCATTTCTTGAGGAAAAAGTCCCTTCAAAAGCTGTTAGAAGACTGTCTGAATATACAGAGGAATATATTGAATTGTTCGAACACCTAGCTGTGAGGTACAATGTCAATATTATCGGTGGTTCCCACTTCGTTGAGGAAGATGAGCAAATTTATAACATTTCTTATTTATTTAGACGTGATGGTACGATCGAGAAACAATACAAAATTCATGTGACACCAAATGAACGGACATGGTGGGGCATTCAACCTGGTGATGCTGTCAAAGTATTCGATACCGATTGTGGGAAAATTGCCATTCAAATTTGTTACGACATTCAGTTCCCTGAGCTTGCCCGCTATGCTGCCAGTCAAGGGGCGAATATCATTTTTGTACCATTCTGTACGGATGATCGCCAGGGGTACTTACGGGTACGCTACTGTGCGCAGGCCCGCGCCATTGAAAACCAAGTGTATACGGTCATCGCAGGAACAGTCGGCAACATGACACAGGTGGAGAATATGGATATTCAGTATGCCCAGTCAGGCATCTTTACACCTTCTGATTTCGAGTTTGCGCGCGATGGCATAGTTGGCGAATGTAATCCTAATGTGGAGGCTGTCGTCGTAGGTGATGTTGATTTGGAAGTTTTACGAAGACAGAGAAAGTCTGGTACTGTCAGGCAGCTTCGTGACCGCAGACGCGATTTATTTGAGTTGAACTACCATATTGATACAGAAGTAAAACCTGATCGTACGTGA